The genomic window GCTCTCGGATCTTCCAGCGCTGCTTCCGGCGTTGTTAGGGGCCGGTGTCCTCGCAGGACTGCTTGCGGGCCTCCTCGGTATTGGCGGCGGCCTGATCATCGTGCCGGTGCTCTTTGAGGTCTTTCTCCTTCAGGGGGTGCCCAAGGCATCGGCGATGCTTCTTGCCACGGGTACGTCCCTCGCCGTGATTGTGCCCACGGCTATGAGTTCCTCCCTGTCCCACTGGCGCCGGGGTAACGTCGACGGCGCTATTCTTTTTCGCTGGTTCCCAGCGATGCTCGCGGCGGTGGTGTTTGGCGCCTGGCTGGCGCCATCGCTGCCGGCGGAACCCCTGATCGGGCTGTTTGCGGTGTTTGCGCTGTCCTTAGGGTTTTTGAAGCTGTCTGGCGGTGACGGTGCGGGGGATGGCAAGCTAGGTGTGGAAGGTCCCGACGAAGAGAACATCCCGATGCTTCCCGCGGCCTATCTGCAGCTGGGCATCGCCGCTGCCATCGGCTTTGTCTGCGTGCTCCTTGGCGTGGGGGCAGGGACCCTTGGCGTTGCGGTGATGACCCTGTTCCACGTGCCCATGCACCGTGCGGTGGGAACCGCGGCCGTATTGGGTCTGGTCATTGCGGCCCCGGGGGTCTTGGTGGCCCTGTGTCATGTGGTGCCTGCGGGCGCACCGGTTTACAGCATCGGTCATGTCAGCGTGCCGGGGTTTCTCAGCATTGCGCCCCTGGCTATTCTCATGGCACCCCTGGGTGTGCGCATTGGCGCAGCCCTGTCCGCGCGACGTTTGCAGCAACTCTTTGCAGGCTTCCTGCTGGCGGTCGGACTGCGTATGCTGTCCCGCCTGTTTCTTTAGTATTGAAAGCGCATCTCGAGGCTTATCCCATGAATTCCGTTGAGTTTTTAAGTTTTTCCGCGCGCGCCGTCGTCAGAGTGCTCGCCGTACTAGGGGTGTTGTATGTGACGCCCGGTCTTGCTGGCGAGCGCCTGCCGGTAAAAGTGGTGGTGCTCAGCATGTTTGAAAATGGCGAGCCCACCGGGGATAAGCCGGGGGAATTACAGCTGTGGTTGGAGCGTAACCCGGGTTTGCGGGAAATGCCTTTTGCCCTCGGGGAGTACTCACTGTACTACGACGACAAAGGCCTGCTTGTGGCCTGCCTCGGCGGTGGGATACCCAACGCCACGGCGTCAACCATGGCTCTGGGTCTTGACGAACGTTTTGATCTTACGAAGGCCTACTGGCTCATCGCCGGCATCGCCGGGGGCGACCCGGAGGATCTTTCCCTGGGCTCCGCCGCCTGGGCCAATGCGGTGGTCGATGGCGATCTGGTATATGAGATTGATGCCCGGGAGATTCCCGAGGACTGGCCCTACGGTTTTATTCCCCTCGGGGCGTCAAAACCTGCGGATGGCCCCCAGGATGTTTCTACCGGCTGGACTCTCGATACCATCAGTTTTGCCCTCGACAGCGGTCTCAGCGAATGGGCGTACCAGTTGACGCGTAACACGCCGCTCATGGACACGGAGGCGATGCAGGCCTTTCGCAAAGAGTTCACTAACTATCCTCTGGCGCAGCGTCCCCCGTTTGTGACCCGGGGAGACACGCTTTCGGCGAGCACCTACTGGCACGGTGAGAAACTCAATGAATGGGCAAACGACTGGCTGAAGGTCTACGCGGGTGAGTCGGCAGAATTCATGACTTCGAATATGGAGGATTCCGGGACATTGACGGCGCTTCACCGTCTCGGACGCATCGATCGCGTGGATCCCCGGCGGGTACTGATCCTGCGTACGGCGAGTAATTACACCATGCCACCCAGGGGCAGGAGCGCGGCCTGGAGCACCACGGCGGATTATCCCGACGGTGGTCTGGGTGCTCTGGAAACTGCCCAGCGCGTGGGACAACCCGTGGTGGACGCTCTTCTTGGGGGCTGGGACGTGTACGAAGATCAGCTGCCATCTGCCCCGGCCCGTATTCCCGTGGTGTTCGATACGGACATGGCGATTGATGACTGGGCGGCGCTGCTGTTCCTGGCACGGCATCCGGGGGTTGAGCTTCTGGCGGTGACCGTTGCCGCCAGTGGTGAAGCCCATTGCGAACCGGGCACCCGTAATGCTCTCGCGCTCCTGGACCTCGTTAACCCCCACAACGCGATACCTGTGTCCTGTGGCGACGCCTATCCTCTGGACGGCTATTTCGTGTTTCCCGTGCCCTGGCAAAAGGATATGGATACGCTGTCGGGGGTTCCCATTACGCCCAGCCTGCGCGAGCCCGATGGGCGTCATGCGGTTGAGCTCCTGCATGATGTCCATGCGGCGGCCGATAAGCCTGTGACTGTTCTGGCGACGGGGCCCCTGACCAATATTGCCCAGTGGCTGGAACGGTACCCCGAAGACCCGGCCAAGACCGAACGCCTCGTGATCATGGGCGGGGCCCTGGATGCGCCGGGCAATATCATCGTGCCGGGTTTTACCGACGATAATCCCAACACTCGGGCCGAGTGGAACATCTATGTCGATGCACTTGCCGCCGACAAGGTGCTGCGCTCGGACCTGGCGATGGAGTTGGTGGGACTGGATGTGACCAATCACGTGAAGGTCACGCCGGCGTTTGCCGCCGCGTTTAAAACCCGCGTGGACAATCCGGCTGCCGCTTTTTGGGATGCGGTGCTTGATGCCAACACCTGGTTTATTGATTCTGGCGAGTACTATTTCTGGGATGTGCTCGCGGCCCTGGCGGTGATTGATCGCGAGCGTTTCTGTGACGGTGAAATGCTGGCCCTGGGCGCGACGTATGAGGAGACGGAGGAACCCTGGTGGGCGACCTCGGATAAATCCATGCCGGATAGCAATTGGCAGGGTGCGCCGCGACGCCATTTTGCAGCGGAAACCGCCGGCGTCATCGAGCGGCGGGAGGGCGCAAAAAATACGCTCTTTTGCAGAGATACCGATCCCGAGGCCGCTTTCCGGCTTTTCATCGATACCTTAACGGCCAGGCCCCTGAGCAGTGGAGATAAGTAAGTGAGTAACGTGACAAACGATAGCTATGGCCCCGTCACCCGGTGGCTGGCTGCAATGCCCAAGGCAGAGCTGCATCTGCACATTGATGGCAGTCTGCGCGCTCCGCGTCTTCTGCAGCTTGCGGCCAAGCACGGCGTGTCCCTGCCATACGCTTCCGTGGAGGAGGTGGAGGCGGCGTACAACTTCAGCGATCTTCAGAGTTTCCTGGATCTTTACTATCTGGGGGCATCGGTACTCCGTGACGCCGAGGATTTTTATTTTCTGATGCAGGACTACCTCGAGGTCTGCCGTGTCCAGAACATCGTGCACTGCGAAATTATGGTTGAGCCCCAAACTTACCTACCCCAGGGCGTGGAGCTGTCCGTGGTGCTTGAGGGCTTTGATAAAGCCATTGCTGAGGCGAAAAGCGGCTGGGGGCAATCCGTGGGTCTCATTCTGAGTTTTCTGCGTCACCTGCCCGAGGCTGACGCCCTCGCTATGTTGGAAGCGGCGGATCCCTATCGGGAACACTTTTGCGCCATCGGTCTGGCAAGCGCCGAGCGAGACTTTCCCCCGGCAAATTTCCAAACCCTGTACCGCGAGGCAAAAAAACGCGGTTATGAACTCACGGCTCATGCGGGGGAGGAGGGGCCTGCAAGCTTTATCCGGGACGCCCTGCAACTTCTCAAGGTGACGCGCATCGACCATGGTGTGCGGGCCGTAGACGATGCCGATCTCCTCCAGCAGCTGGCGGCGGATCGCGTGCCCCTCACCGTCTGCCCTCTGTCCAATGTGCGTCTCTGTGTTTACGACAGCCTCTCGGAGCACCGAATTTTTGATTTACTGGAACAAGGCCTGTGCATCACAGTGAATTCCGACGACCCCGCTTACTTCGGTGGTGATTTGCTGGAGAATTTCGCCGCCCTTGAATCGGAGCTCGACATGAGCCGCGAGCAGGCTGTGATGCTCGTGCGCAACGGCTTCGAAGCGGCATTTCTCCCCAGCGACGCAAAACTGGCCCTCGACGAACAACTTAAGGACTATCTTGCGCGCCACCCCTGAGTCCCGAAGTTTCAGAGCTGTCGGTGTCGCAGGTCTCCTGGTCTGCTGCACGGTGCTGGGTTTGGCGGGCACGGATCTGGTGCTGCCCGCGGTGCCGGGTCTCCCGGACTATCTGGGCGGGAGCATAGCTCAGGCGCAGTTTGTGCTGGCGACCTTCGCGGCGGGGACCGGTATCGGTCTCCTGCTCTTTGGTGAGCTGGGATCTTTTCTTGATCACCGCAAAATGCTCGTAAGCTCTTTGCTGGCCTATGGGTTCTTGTCCGGCGCCGCGGCTATGGCACCGAACCTTGAACTGCTCATTGCCCTGCGCTTTTTGCAGGGGGTGGCAGCGTCCTGCGCCGCGGTTGTGACACCGGGGATGGTCAGGGCGCTGTTTGATGAGCAGGGCGCTCTCCGGGCCCTGGGCGCGCTGGGCAGCATCGAGTCTCTGGCACCGGCTATCGCACCAATTATCGGGGTGTGGTTGCTCAGTGCCTATGGATGGTCTGCATCCTTCTGGGTGACCGCAATGCTTGCGGTGGGTCTCAGTGTGCTGGTGGCCGTATCAGGGCGCTACGTTCCCGCCGTATCTGGCAACCCTTCGCGACTGGGTTACTGGTTACTTGTGCGCAATGCCGTGTTCCAGCGCTACGCCCTGAGTCAGGGCTTGAGTCTGGGTTCGCTCCTCGCCTTTGTGTTTGCCATGCCCACGGTTTACGTCGTTGCCTTCGGGGGTGAAATACAGCAGTTCATTGTGATGCAGCTTCTGGGTATCTCGACCTACATTGTCGCTGCGAATCTCTCCAGTCGTCTCGTGCGGCGTTTTGGTGCCGAGCGGACGATCTACGGCGGCAGCATCCTCGCCTTTGGAGGCAGTATCCTGATGCTTGCCTATGGGCTTTTGGGAGGACGGGAGCCCTGGGTGATCTGGGCGCTGTTTCTGCCCTTCAATATGGGTTTCGGTTTTCGGGGGCCGCCCGGTTTTTATCGATCCCTCCAGGCATCTGATGGTGATGACGCCCGCGCATCAGCCCTGGTGATCCTTTATGTCATGTTGATTACCGCCGCTGCCACGGCCCTGATCTCTCCCTTCGTGGCCAGTGGTCTGTGGCCCGCGGCATTGGCCGCCTGCCTGCTCGGCGCCTTATCTCTCGTGATACTGCCGTTGCTGCCAGCCCTGCCCGAGGACACATAGCAGCCGGCGAAGGAAACGTAGAAGTCAGGGCGTTTGGTTTAGCCGCCAATCATAGGCGAGAAACTCGATATCGATGTCGCCCTTTTCAAGCTGTACCAGCTGTTGAGAACTGAGATTCAGAGCGCCCGCGTAGCGTGCGAGAAACAGTTCAAGGCTCTCAGCGCCACGCCAACCCTGCTCAAAATCGTCGCGGTACCATTTGAATATCGATGAGATCTCAAGCTCGTCACCGCGGAGGCGGTTGCGGCTGGGATCGCCAAGAAAGCTGCGGGTTTGTTCCTCGAGTTGGCTGTCCAACACCTCTCCACGATAAGCCTCCCTACGCAGGGCAGGGCAGCCGATACTCGCGCAATTCACTGCAAAGTGAATACGGGGATCGTCGAAACGACCGGGCTCCCGGATCATGCCGTGCTCAATATCATCCAGGCTCACGATGCCGCCAAGGAGGGGGATAAACGATTTCTTCCAGGGAGAGAGGAGCAGGCTTCCCAGGTCTCGAATAGAGTCGACACCCGGCCAGTTGTTGAGGATCAGTTTTACGGTCCAGGCATTGTAGGCGTTGATGAGAAAGGCCAGCTGCCTGTGGTCGTTTAGGCCCAGGAGTTCATCCTTGCTGACAGCCTTGAGGGCATGGAGATAGCCGTCGAGCGCGCTCTCTTTTGAAGCGAAACAGTCGTAGTTGACAGCGGTGCTGTAACCGTCCTCTGTGTCCTCTACACAGCTCTGAAGGAGCGTGTTCCAGCTTGCGTGAAGGACATCGTCAGGGGCTTCTGCCCTCGAGGGCGTAGGGATAAGCATGAGACTGCATAGGAATCCGGCTACCACAGCGCTCAAAGCACCTGCGGAGCGCCTTCTGTATTTAGCGTGGCGTCTTGCGTTTTGAATGGAAGCTGCTTCGGCAGTTTCCCGGGGCGCTACACCCTCGTTGTTTTTTGTCGTCATCAACCACATCCACCACCACTCGGTGCTCGTTTGATCTCCATTTCCACTTTTGGTTCAAAACTACCCTCAAAGAGCCGAGGATTAGGGTCTGACGCGGGGTGACGATCACCGAGGGCCAGCCGTGGCGCTACCGGCGGCGCCGACGGGTTGGTGAAGCGCCTCAACCAGCCCTCGGCACCCCCATCGAGAATGTAGAGATTGGGCACACTCTCAGCGCGTAGTGCTCGCCAAGGTTGCTCCATATCGTCACCCGTCCGGCCGATGAGCACAAAAACCGTGTTAGCTGGCATGGCGATGAGTTCTGCCGCCAATTCAGGGAGGGGGCTGCCCGCCAGATGACGGGCATCGCGGATATGAAATCGGTTGAATTCAAATTCGCCACGCAGGTCCAACAGCTGGACCCGGAGGGCGTCATCATGAAGGAGCGAGAGCACTTCCAGAGGATCAACATGCACCTCCCGATGATCCAGGCGTAACTGTTCTACCGAGGCAATGCGCTCCCAGCGCTCGGCACTGCCGGGCTGACCGTTTAAAGCCACCAGCACAGCGCCCAGGATCAATAGTGCACCAGCACCGTAACGCCATCTGGGTGCTTGGGCGCGCGGGATCTTGCCGACACGCTCCTCCAGCCATTCCGCGCCGGCGAAAACCCCGATGGCGCCCAGTACGATGACCACCGTGAGAGTGCCTTCAGTCAGCCCGGTGCTGTCACTGAGAGTGATACGACCTAAAAAACTGCTGTTAAAAAAATGTTCATAAAAGCCGATGGTCTCTCCAAAAAGCGCTATTCCGAAGAGCGCGCCCAGGACAAAGAAAATGCCGTCGACCTTCAACGTAGCTGCCGCAACCAAAGAAGTCCCGGGGCAGAAACCTCCGATGATGAATCCGACGCCCATGACGAAACCACCGACGATCCCGGGCCAGATATAGGTGGGTGGCACCCAGAGCAGGTTGTA from Congregibacter litoralis KT71 includes these protein-coding regions:
- a CDS encoding sulfite exporter TauE/SafE family protein, with the protein product MLSDLPALLPALLGAGVLAGLLAGLLGIGGGLIIVPVLFEVFLLQGVPKASAMLLATGTSLAVIVPTAMSSSLSHWRRGNVDGAILFRWFPAMLAAVVFGAWLAPSLPAEPLIGLFAVFALSLGFLKLSGGDGAGDGKLGVEGPDEENIPMLPAAYLQLGIAAAIGFVCVLLGVGAGTLGVAVMTLFHVPMHRAVGTAAVLGLVIAAPGVLVALCHVVPAGAPVYSIGHVSVPGFLSIAPLAILMAPLGVRIGAALSARRLQQLFAGFLLAVGLRMLSRLFL
- a CDS encoding nucleoside hydrolase — its product is MNSVEFLSFSARAVVRVLAVLGVLYVTPGLAGERLPVKVVVLSMFENGEPTGDKPGELQLWLERNPGLREMPFALGEYSLYYDDKGLLVACLGGGIPNATASTMALGLDERFDLTKAYWLIAGIAGGDPEDLSLGSAAWANAVVDGDLVYEIDAREIPEDWPYGFIPLGASKPADGPQDVSTGWTLDTISFALDSGLSEWAYQLTRNTPLMDTEAMQAFRKEFTNYPLAQRPPFVTRGDTLSASTYWHGEKLNEWANDWLKVYAGESAEFMTSNMEDSGTLTALHRLGRIDRVDPRRVLILRTASNYTMPPRGRSAAWSTTADYPDGGLGALETAQRVGQPVVDALLGGWDVYEDQLPSAPARIPVVFDTDMAIDDWAALLFLARHPGVELLAVTVAASGEAHCEPGTRNALALLDLVNPHNAIPVSCGDAYPLDGYFVFPVPWQKDMDTLSGVPITPSLREPDGRHAVELLHDVHAAADKPVTVLATGPLTNIAQWLERYPEDPAKTERLVIMGGALDAPGNIIVPGFTDDNPNTRAEWNIYVDALAADKVLRSDLAMELVGLDVTNHVKVTPAFAAAFKTRVDNPAAAFWDAVLDANTWFIDSGEYYFWDVLAALAVIDRERFCDGEMLALGATYEETEEPWWATSDKSMPDSNWQGAPRRHFAAETAGVIERREGAKNTLFCRDTDPEAAFRLFIDTLTARPLSSGDK
- a CDS encoding adenosine deaminase; the protein is MSNVTNDSYGPVTRWLAAMPKAELHLHIDGSLRAPRLLQLAAKHGVSLPYASVEEVEAAYNFSDLQSFLDLYYLGASVLRDAEDFYFLMQDYLEVCRVQNIVHCEIMVEPQTYLPQGVELSVVLEGFDKAIAEAKSGWGQSVGLILSFLRHLPEADALAMLEAADPYREHFCAIGLASAERDFPPANFQTLYREAKKRGYELTAHAGEEGPASFIRDALQLLKVTRIDHGVRAVDDADLLQQLAADRVPLTVCPLSNVRLCVYDSLSEHRIFDLLEQGLCITVNSDDPAYFGGDLLENFAALESELDMSREQAVMLVRNGFEAAFLPSDAKLALDEQLKDYLARHP
- a CDS encoding MFS transporter, translated to MRATPESRSFRAVGVAGLLVCCTVLGLAGTDLVLPAVPGLPDYLGGSIAQAQFVLATFAAGTGIGLLLFGELGSFLDHRKMLVSSLLAYGFLSGAAAMAPNLELLIALRFLQGVAASCAAVVTPGMVRALFDEQGALRALGALGSIESLAPAIAPIIGVWLLSAYGWSASFWVTAMLAVGLSVLVAVSGRYVPAVSGNPSRLGYWLLVRNAVFQRYALSQGLSLGSLLAFVFAMPTVYVVAFGGEIQQFIVMQLLGISTYIVAANLSSRLVRRFGAERTIYGGSILAFGGSILMLAYGLLGGREPWVIWALFLPFNMGFGFRGPPGFYRSLQASDGDDARASALVILYVMLITAAATALISPFVASGLWPAALAACLLGALSLVILPLLPALPEDT
- a CDS encoding DUF547 domain-containing protein; its protein translation is MTTKNNEGVAPRETAEAASIQNARRHAKYRRRSAGALSAVVAGFLCSLMLIPTPSRAEAPDDVLHASWNTLLQSCVEDTEDGYSTAVNYDCFASKESALDGYLHALKAVSKDELLGLNDHRQLAFLINAYNAWTVKLILNNWPGVDSIRDLGSLLLSPWKKSFIPLLGGIVSLDDIEHGMIREPGRFDDPRIHFAVNCASIGCPALRREAYRGEVLDSQLEEQTRSFLGDPSRNRLRGDELEISSIFKWYRDDFEQGWRGAESLELFLARYAGALNLSSQQLVQLEKGDIDIEFLAYDWRLNQTP
- a CDS encoding rhodanese-like domain-containing protein — encoded protein: MTDFPLNVIASLGTGQAFFIYAVIGFAFGWVLESSGFGNSRKLAAQFYFQELTVLKVMFTAIVTAMTLVFAASGAGLLDYNLLWVPPTYIWPGIVGGFVMGVGFIIGGFCPGTSLVAAATLKVDGIFFVLGALFGIALFGETIGFYEHFFNSSFLGRITLSDSTGLTEGTLTVVIVLGAIGVFAGAEWLEERVGKIPRAQAPRWRYGAGALLILGAVLVALNGQPGSAERWERIASVEQLRLDHREVHVDPLEVLSLLHDDALRVQLLDLRGEFEFNRFHIRDARHLAGSPLPELAAELIAMPANTVFVLIGRTGDDMEQPWRALRAESVPNLYILDGGAEGWLRRFTNPSAPPVAPRLALGDRHPASDPNPRLFEGSFEPKVEMEIKRAPSGGGCG